One genomic window of Pelodiscus sinensis isolate JC-2024 chromosome 14, ASM4963464v1, whole genome shotgun sequence includes the following:
- the NEIL1 gene encoding endonuclease 8-like 1 isoform X3, translating into MPGGARPWAHVSKMPEGPELHLASCYINTVCAGLIFSGKVEKSEVSKNPEVPFESDAYVISAVSRGKEVKLTLMPLKEENKVLPGRERGRAGQSQNGPQQPMDVVFRFGMSGSFKFTPEAELPKHAHLRFYTKESPRRALCFVDFRRFGRWEVDGTWQLDRGPCVMLEYEKFRENVLKNLSDKAFNKPICEALLNQKFFNGIGNYLRAEILYRLKIPPFEKARTVLEALQHPKQSPGLTLSKKVKLKRENPDLLELCHVVPMEVVRMGGKGYGPEHSDDSAAFEAWLQCYYVPGMRSLRDGNGRTIWFQGEPGPMAPKGERQFCSSTLRRVLCSWVAWERQGAPSLPPCLLRIREQATLLKRRKVPQEELTCDS; encoded by the exons ATGCCTGGTGGGGCTCGGCCCTGGGCTCAC GTATCCAAGATGCCAGAGGGCCCCGAGCTGCACCTGGCCAGCTGCTACATCAACACGGTATGTGCAGGGCTCATCTTCTCTGGGAAGGTGGAGAAGTCTGAAGTGAGCAAGAACCCCGAGGTGCCGTTTGAAAGCGACGCGTACGTGATCTCTGCCGTCTCCCGGGGCAAGGAGGTCAAGCTGACCCTGATGCCCCTCAAAGAGGAGAACAAGGTGCTCCCCggcagagagaggggcagggcagggcaaagccAGAACGGACCTCAGCAGCCCATGGATGTAGTTTTCCGCTTTGGGATGTCGGGCAGCTTCAAGTTCACCCCTGAGGCTGAGCTGCCCAAACATGCCCACCTGCGGTTTTACACCAAGGAGAGCCCGCGCCGAGCCCTCTGCTTCGTGGATTTCAGGCGCTTTGGGAGGTGGGAAGTGGACGGGACGTGGCAGCTGGACCGAGGGCCATGTGTGATGCTGGAGTACGAGAAATTCAG GGAGAACGTGCTGAAGAATCTGTCTGACAAGGCTTTCAACAAGCCCATCTGTGAAGCCCTGTTAAATCAGAAGTTTTTCAATGGGATTGGCAACTACCTCCGAGCTGAGATTCTCTACAG GTTAAAGATCCCTCCCTTTGAGAAGGCACGGACGGTGCTAGAGGCTCTTCAGCATCCAAAGCAG AGCCCTGGCCTGACCTTGAGCAAGAAAGTGAAGCTAAAGCGGGAGAATCCAGACCTGCTGGAGCTCTGCCACGTGGTGCCCATGGAGGTCGTTCGCATGG GAGGGAAGGGCTATGGCCCGGAGCACTCGGATGACAGCGCTGCCTTCGAGGCATGGCTGCAGTGCTACTATGTGCCTGGCATGCGGTCGCTGCGCGATGGCAATGGCAGGACCATCTGGTTTCAG GGGGAGCCTGGACCTATGGCCCCGAAAGGTGAACGTCAGTTTTGCTCCTCCACGCTTCGCAGGGTTCTCTGCTCCTGGGTAGCTTGGGAGAGACAGGGAGCTCCGTCACTTCCTCCGTGTTTATTGCGGATCAGGGAACAAGCGACACTTCTCAAACG GAGAAAAGTCCCGCAAGAAGAGCTCACGTGTGACAGCTGA
- the LOC102457888 gene encoding zona pellucida sperm-binding protein 3-like, protein MGYGGGLGFAFLCWAVSGVACYNPWDFSRRDSAIWRPTPRAEPPRRQPHVPSLARPYPWAQVAAAQPRAVSPPQPVVLQCEAAQMVITVHRDLFGTGRLIRAADLSLGPAACRFTSLDAAANTVTFVAGLHECGSALRMTPDSLVYSTSLNYNPTPASNPVILRTGPAVIPIGCHYPRKDNVSSKAIKPTWVPFSSTLSAEERLGFSLRLMNDDWSVERASNGFQLGEVMHIQAEVSSGSHVALRIFVDSCVATLSPDRHSSPRYAVIDFYGCLVDGRSDDASSAFVSPRPRQDTLQFMVDVFRFAGDARNLIYLTCHLKVTAAEQAPGPLSKACSYNKAGNFWSPVEGTRNICRCCETGNCGLLGRQTRRAKPSKRWPGKPFQRDVVSRHGSPSRREAEAEADVMVGPLVIMDAYRGSRNLLTDRMEARKAASQRRWRQRERRLG, encoded by the exons ATGGGGTATGGTGGTGGCCTGGGCTTTGCTTTCCTGTGCTGGGCTGTCAGTGGGGTGGCCTGTTACAATCCCTGGGATTTCTCTAGGAGAGACTCAGCCATTTGGAGACCCACCCCCAGGGCGGAGCCCCCTCGCAGACAGCCCCATGTGCCCTCTCTGGCCCGGCCCTACCCCTGGGCTCAGGTtgctgctgcccagcccagggctgtgtccccaccacagcctgTGGTACTGCAGTGTGAGGCGGCTCAGATGGTGATCACGGTGCACAGGGATCTCTTTGGGACCGGGCGCCTGATCAGAGCTGCTGACCTGAGCCTTGGCCCGGCCGCCTGCCGGTTCACTTCCCTCGATGCTGCGGCGAACACGGTGACCTTTGTAGCTGGGCTCCATGAGTGTGGCAGCGCATTGCGG ATGACCCCGGACTCCCTGGTGTACAGCACAAGCCTGAACTAtaaccccacccctgccagcaaCCCAGTGATCCTGAGAACCGGCCCAGCTGTGATCCCCATTGGGTGCCACTACCCCAG GAAGGACAACGTGAGCAGTAAGGCCATCAAGCCGACGTGGGTTCCCTTCAGCTCCACCCTGTCTGCAGAGGAGAGGCTGGGTTTCTCCCTGCGCCTGATGAATG ATGACTGGAGCGTGGAGAGAGCCTCCAATGGCTTCCAGCTGGGGGAGGTCATGCACATCCAGGCGGAGGTCAGCTCTGGGAGCCACGTGGCTCTGAGGATCTTTGTGGACAGCTGTGTGGCCACCCTGAGCCCGGACAGGCACTCCTCTCCCCGCTACGCTGTTATTGACTTCTACGG GTGCCTGGTGGATGGGAGATCAGATGATGCCTCCTCTGCCTTCGTATCCCCCCGGCCCAGGCAGGACACGCTGCAGTTCATGGTGGATGTGTTCAGGTTTGCAGGGGATGCCAGGAACTTG ATTTATCTCACCTGCCACCTGAAAGTCACTGCAGCCGAGCAAGCCCCAGGTCCCTTGAGCAAGGCTTGTTCCTACAACAAAGCAGGCAACTT CTGGTCTCCAGTGGAGGGCACCAGAAACATCTGCAGGTGCTGTGAgactgggaactgtggcctgCTTGGAAGGCAGACCAGGAGAGCGAAGCCTTCAAAGAGATGGCCAGGAAAGCCCTTCCAAAGAGATGTGGTTTCCAGACATG GTTCCCCTTCCAGgagagaagcagaagcagaagctgATGTTATGGTGGGCCCCCTAGTCATCATGGATGCCTACAGAGGATCCAGGAATCTCCTAACAGATCGTATGGAAGCAAGGAAGGCAGCATCACAGAGGAGATGGCGTCAGAGG GAGAGAAGGCTTGGCTGA
- the LOC102458137 gene encoding zona pellucida sperm-binding protein 3-like, giving the protein MVQCEEAQMVITVHRDLFGTGRLIRAAVLSLSPATCRFMSLDAAANTVTFVAGLHECGSALQMTPDSLVYSTSLNYNPTPASNPVILRTGPAVIPLVTEVCSSPRKDNVSSKAIKPTWVPFSSTLSAEERLGFSLRLMNDDWSAESTPNGFQLGEVMHIQAEVSSGSHVALRIFVDSCVATLSPDRHSSPSYAVIDFHGCLVDGRSDDASSAFVSPRPGQDILQFVVDVFRFAGDVWELTKFLASASSAFPHTKCWCPLQWS; this is encoded by the exons ATGGTGCAGTGTGAGGAGGCTCAGATGGTGATCACGGTGCACAGGGATCTCTTTGGGACCGGGCGCCTGATCAGAGCTGCTGTCCTGAGCCTTAGCCCGGCCACCTGCCGGTTCATGTCCCTCGATGCTGCGGCGAACACGGTGACCTTTGTAGCTGGGCTCCATGAGTGTGGCAGCGCCTTGCAG ATGACCCCGGACTCCCTGGTGTACAGCACAAGCCTGAACTAtaaccccacccctgccagcaaCCCAGTGATCCTGAGAACCGGCCCAGCTGTGATCCCATTGG TGACTGAGGTTTGCTCCTCTCCCAGGAAGGACAACGTGAGCAGTAAGGCCATCAAGCCAACGTGGGTTCCCTTCAGCTCCACCCTGTCTGCAGAGGAGAGGCTGGGTTTCTCCCTGCGCCTGATGAATG ATGATTGGAGCGCGGAGAGCACCCCCAATGGCTTCCAGCTGGGGGAGGTCATGCACATCCAGGCGGAAGTCAGCTCTGGGAGCCACGTGGCTCTGAGGATCTTTGTGGACAGCTGTGTGGCCACCCTGAGCCCGGACAGGCACTCCTCTCCCAGCTATGCTGTTATTGACTTCCACGG GTGCCTGGTGGATGGGAGATCAGATGATGCTTCCTCTGCCTTCGTATCCCCCCGGCCCGGGCAGGACATACTGCAGTTCGTGGTGGATGTGTTCAGGTTTGCAGGAGATGTCTGGGAGCTCACCAAGTTCCTGGCTTCCGCTTCAAGTGCGTTTCCTCACACTAAGTGCTGGTGTCCCCTGCAATGGTCCTAA